The sequence gaaaGATGTGTAGAGTAAGATCGTTACCACCTTGGGCAGCCATCTTTAATGAAAGATTATTGTTTTGAGCAGTCTGTGCTGAGGAACTGCTGAACGGGATTCAGGCCCAGATCCCCACCTTCCAGGGCCTCAAGTTCAGTGACACTAATCTCTTGGACTTCGGACAGTGCGTGGAACAAAACGGCCCCCGACAATTTGATCTCCTCTTTGGGGTGGATGAGGTAAGGGTAGCCCCCTGCGATTCCTAATGGAATAGGGTGTCCCCCAAGGATAAACCAGCCCCATGAGAACAGACAAAGTCTTCCTGTGGGGACTTGCACTGTTTTAACGGAAAGAAATGAACGCTATTTCTCTTTTCCTTAACAGCAACTGCTGAGTGCTCTGATAATGGGGGCAACTGGGGCAGTGGGCAGGTAAGCGGTTTGTCCTCTACTCCCCACGGACTGTACCTGAGTTATTTTCTAGCAAAGCCGTATACCAGTCTAGTTCACTCGCGTGTGCCCGATACTGAAAAAAGGAGGCCTCTCTGACCTGTAGTTAGTATGTCCCCATCTCGGTTGATAATTTGGGGTTCAGAGCTGAGATTCAGAACAGAGTAATTAATTCAGATCTTTTTTTATTCTGCACAAGCAATGGGCTAGACTCAGCAAACGTCTGAGTAGACACAGTTCTTCTGATCATGACCCACCTTTGGCTTCTCATGTGACTCTGGATCTTTAACTCCTGGTGCCTCTTGATTGGGGGAATGCCTCCTCATAGGCTAGTGTTTTCACCTCCCACCTGCACCTTCTCCATCAACTCCTCCCAGGTAATCAGGCTAGAACATCCTCTGGCTCACATGATTAAGGGCACTTCTCAAATCTTGAAGAACATTTCATCAGGCCAAACAATCAGTCCCTCTCTGGCCTTTGCTCCGGGTGATTATGCAGAACTGTTGTGCCAAATTCTCTGCCAGGAAAGGACTAGTCCATGAGAATCTAAGGGCCATAATCTAAGCCATTGTGTTAGGTTTAGCCCAAGTAGTTTTGTGACAAACAGCGCCAGGAGTATTTGTCAAGGTTCTTCTCCCCAGGCCTCACCCCTCTTCCCATTCCCAAagcaactcccaagtgcttagtacagtgctctggacacagtaaatgctcaataaattcgattgaataaatgactggttTGAGCATTGTCATGTTTATTAAGTTTCAAGGCAGGTGGAGGACTGAGATTTTTTTCATCTAGGAAGCTTTGGATGTTTATTCTTTGCAACTGCAGAAGCAAAGATGTCGATGCCTGCAAGTTGTCATTGAGCTGTTGTTTTCTTGGCAGCACCTACAACTACCTGGGCAAGAGGACAAACCAGATGTTAGCAGCTTTTGAGCGTCAGGATCTTCCTCTAGCCCTGAAGTATCAGGTACAGCAATTTCTTCTAATCCCCCTTTCCTGTGCAGGACTTTCCCCGGGCCCTGCTACATTGCCCCTtgatctctctttccctctatcaTTTAGCTTCCTGACTTAAAAATACATTTGCACCTCTCTCGCCTCTACAAACACCCTCTaaactctttttctctttcctcatttACAAAGGGACTTGACATTTTCCTATTGGGTGGAGGTATCTATGCTTTTAACTAGTCCTTCTCTGCTGGCCTCAGTCTTTCAGCCCACTCATCAACTGGGTTACCTTTTCTTTCCTCGCTTCATTATCCCGTAACAGTGGTCAGGCCCCTCCGCTCTAGTTATTCGGAAGAAGGAACGTGACATTCAGGGAACAGTTATGTCCAGTGTCCAGGCTTTCCCTCTAGAGGATGAGACAGCTCTAAGGCCAGCCAGTAAAAGTCACAGTGAGTAAGGCAGAAGTCACTCCTTATTAAATGTGGGCTCGGAGGTGACCTGGAGAGGGTTTAGCGAATGGCGGTGGGCCGCAGGAAACAAAGTTCCTGGTTTGCAGCGGCACGATCCCCCTCTCTTCTTTTGACGGTTGTCACCATTCTGATCGTGGATttctctccttgtcccctcctttctctagTTTAATATCCAGAGATTTATCAACTTTGTTGTCAAACTAGGTAAGTACAACATTTTTCTCTCATTTCTTTGATTAAGAAGGTTTGAGCAAACCTTAGTACTCAGGAGAggcatctctctcattctctctgtacaaacacacacacatattcatatTTACAGATATAACTATCTATCCGTAAACGTGGAAGAatgaaaagggcacaggcctagaagtcaggagacgtagattcaaatcctggctgtcacttgcctgctgtgtgacctgaggcaaattacttaaccgcactgtgcctcagtttcctcatctgtaaaatgaggataaaatacttgttctctctggccttcagactgtaagccccatgtgggtcagggactgtctgacaagtgctaagaacaatgcttggcacatagtaagcacttaaaaatgccacctTTACTCTCTTAAAAATCACCAAATCCTTTTAAAACATTTTGTCATTTCATTGAACTCTGGGGCCCCTGGTATTTGCTGTATCGTGtagggaatttttaaaaaaagatcacaGTGAAGAAAaattgcacttgtgtatatacttaATGAGACTGCCGAATCATCTTCAAGTAATTGCTTGCTAAAAATAAGATATGCCCCCAAAATGAATTTCCGGGCTCAAAAAATAAAACATATGCCATTATCAAATCTATTTTGAGGACTTCCTGGGAGCCTTTTGTGGAACATCATTGACAGTTGCTGTTTTAAGAGATGTTCTGCTCCTGCTGGTGCCTGAATCAACAGATTTGTGGCACTTAATGGTTAACTTAACCAAGTGAGAAGGTGATACTGAGGGAAAAGTGGCAGGGCACAGTATTTCAAGGAAGCAATCAATAAGAATTTCTAGGACACACTCACCCCTTCTGTCCCTCCTTATCGGCTCAGGACCtaaccttgtaatcaatcaatcgtatttatttattgagcgtttactgtgtgcagaacactgtactaggcgcttgggaagtacaagttggcaacttgtacctATCAGCCCAAACCATTTATTGACAGCTCAGAGCATTAGACTAGATACTGTAGGGACTTCAAAGAAAGCAGGCAGTGGGCTCCCATTCCTCATGGAGTTTAGAATCTAACATATCATGCACTGTtttacaaggagtttagagtctaacgTAACATGCACTGTTTTACAAGGGCCGTGTTTTCTTCAGGCCCTGTGGCGAGAATGAATTTTTTAAGTGAAAATACTCTTTTCCATTTTCAGGTTGCCACCCCACATTTGGTCAAGCTcaaacaatcagtcgtatttattgagaactttctgtgtgTCGTAGCTGGTATTTTACCATGATTTGTGCCCATTCCACATTGCATTATTTTGCATTTTGTTGTTACTCAGCCTTCTCGATCCTATTGCATCAAAGGCAGAGGCAAAATCCTGTTGCATTAAAGACAAAGGCTAAATCCCCATCATTTTTCATGCAGCAGAGCCGAGAAGTACCTCAGAGATAAGGGGTAAAGGGCTTGCTGACTGCAAGCATTGCTAGGGCTTACTGGAATTGCCAGAGGTAATATTAGTAGCACCCATTGGAGGCAATGCATAGTACTATGCATTTGGACAAGGACACAACAGTAGGatgaaacatgttccctgtcaggctttttttttaatggtatctgttaagtacttactatgtgccaggccctgttctaagagatgggatacatacaaaataatcaggttggacacagtccgtgtcccacatggggctcacggtcttaaaacccattttgcagatgaggtaattgaggcacagagaattaagtgacttgtctaatttcaaacagcagacaaagggcagacagaactgggattagaacccagatccttctgactcccaagcccatgctctttccactaggccgtactgcttttcatgggggagagagacataataataatgataatggtatttgttaagcgcttaccatgtgcgaagcactgttctaagcgctggaggggatacaaggtgatcagggtgtcccacgtggggatcacagtcttaatccccattttacaaatgaggtaactgaggcccagggaagtgaagtgacttgcctaaagtcacacagctgacaagtggaggagctgggattagaatccatgatctctgactcccaagcccgggctctttccactgagccatgctaagagAACTAGAGTAACGAGACAGTGGACTGTCCTCTCCACAGAGGCTTCACCCTTGGATTACTATCCTTGAGGCATCTGCAGGCTCACCGTGGTTTGGCCTTGGAGAGTAGCTCCGTGATGATTGACAGGTGAGTCATCCCTCCTtctaccttctctcccttctaggtttTGGGATCGCACAGACCAAAGCGATCATGACTCTGGTTTCCGGCATCCCAATGGGACCCCCACGCCTCCCCCTGCAGAGCGCCTCCCAGGAGTTTACTGACAAGGCCGAAGAGAAGCTCAAGAGCCTGGAGAGCTCTTTCCTCCCCTGACCAGTCCCGGCAGGGACATGGAAGCCTGAAGCCAGAGCTCCTGACTCACTCCAGGGGGCTGGGCCAGGACTCAAACCACCCTGTCGCATTTCTCAGGAACTTTTTGAACTTTTCAACCCTGTCCTAGCAACATGAGTCCTGCCAGCGGTCACTTTTTTCCTGGGTGAGGGATAGCGCGATTCTCCTATGCCACTTGTTTGCCCTTCATCCCAAG comes from Tachyglossus aculeatus isolate mTacAcu1 chromosome 16, mTacAcu1.pri, whole genome shotgun sequence and encodes:
- the NPL gene encoding N-acetylneuraminate lyase; translated protein: MALPRRKLQGLVAATITPMTENGEINISVIGQYVDYLVKEQGVKNIFVNGTTGEGLSLSVQERRQLAEEWVTRGKNKLDQIIIHVGALCLKESQELAQHAAAIGADGIAVIAPFFLKPSNKDALIAFLKEVAAAAPTVPFYYYHIPPLTGIKICAEELLNGIQAQIPTFQGLKFSDTNLLDFGQCVEQNGPRQFDLLFGVDEQLLSALIMGATGAVGSTYNYLGKRTNQMLAAFERQDLPLALKYQFNIQRFINFVVKLGFGIAQTKAIMTLVSGIPMGPPRLPLQSASQEFTDKAEEKLKSLESSFLP